A genomic window from Silene latifolia isolate original U9 population chromosome 11, ASM4854445v1, whole genome shotgun sequence includes:
- the LOC141610931 gene encoding GATA transcription factor 12-like — MEGADYFVEGLLDFTNGGDDMITDAFFHSTDGNSSHTPLSDSCNSSGSGSGSGLGSASRPSSFPDSHFSNDLCVPCDELEELEWLSNFVEESFSTEELHKFHLIPTQPSPIQYPIRQLNPNPNPNPNPTQQNPSTVPGKARSKRSRVPPCDWSTRLLMVSNQNPSPATSSSSGQSPTSGPRKPVKKRESGGVGDDNDGLEVRRCLHCAAEKTPQWRTGPMGPKTLCNACGVRYKSGRLVPEYRPAASPTFVSARHSNSHRKVMELRRQKEVQRPQPPQFLHQQLHHQHHQQPQHQHHHSMMMGVSNNGDEYMNYHHMAPDYRQMMS; from the exons ATGGAGGGTGCAGATTATTTCGTAGAGGGATTACTAGACTTTACAAATGGTGGAGATGATATGATCACCGACGCATTTTTTCATTCCACCGACGGTAACTCATCCCACACTCCCTTGTCTGATAGTTGCAATTCTTCTGGTTCCGGTTCCGGTTCTGGTTTGGGTTCCGCCTCCCGTCCCTCGTCCTTCCCTGACTCACATTTCTCCAACGACCTTTGTGTTCCG TGTGATGAGCTGGAGGAGCTAGAATGGCTCTCGAATTTTGTGGAGGAATCATTCTCAACTGAAGAATTACACAAATTCCACCTAATCCCAACTCAACCAAGCCCAATCCAATACCCAATTCGACAACTTAACCCAAACCcgaacccaaacccaaacccgactCAGCAAAACCCGTCTACCGTACCCGGGAAGGCTAGGAGCAAGCGGTCCCGTGTGCCACCTTGTGATTGGTCGACACGCCTCCTCATGGTCTCCAATCAAAACCCGTCCCCTGCCACGTCTTCGTCATCGGGCCAAAGCCCGACCTCAGGCCCAAGGAAGCCCGTCAAGAAGCGGGAGAGCGGCGGGGTGGGTGACGACAATGATGGTCTCGAGGTGAGGAGGTGTCTGCATTGTGCGGCGGAGAAGACCCCACAGTGGCGTACCGGGCCTATGGGCCCGAAGACTTTGTGCAATGCTTGTGGGGTTAGATATAAGTCGGGTAGGCTGGTGCCTGAATACAGGCCCGCAGCCAGCCCGACTTTTGTGTCAGCTAGACACTCTAATTCCCACCGAAAAGTGATGGAATTGCGGAGGCAGAAGGAAGTGCAAAGGCCTCAGCCTCCGCAATTCCTACATCAACAacttcatcatcaacatcatcaacaaccacaacaccaaCATCATCATAGTATGATGATGGGAGTATCCAACAATGGAGATGAATACATGAATTATCATCATATGGCTCCTGATTATCGACAAATGATGAGCTAG